A genomic stretch from Desulfurococcaceae archaeon MEX13E-LK6-19 includes:
- a CDS encoding glycoside hydrolase family 57 protein, whose translation MPDVVFMFEVHQPYRLDRRAYEKLLEKGLRGNLSYRDLEEAILDNGLNKLVMERASARCYIPATSIIIENIKKYKNSYKPFKVSYSISGVFIEQASRWAPRVIDLFKEAVDTGMVEIIEQTYYHSLAAFIPPDFDELREQVLEHRKLVKELFGVEPVSIENTEFMYNNDIAGFFHSLGYKVMLTEGVDWVLGWRSPNYVYKAYGSDIRVLTRNYRLSDDIGYRFSDRNWDQYPLTADKYASWLAATPGDVIFIAIDYETFGEHHWPETGIYEFLKWLPGEILKWMNLYTSTPSEAAFKHPVRDVIDVPPWSTISWADERDISAWLGNHMQRNAFKMLIDLRPYIKAINKPELTRLWKLMTISDHYYYIATKFGSIEQVHSYFSPYKNAPDAYAILVQALSILTMKIAEELRKNPKKIALRIILPDDKAFHFHRREGEYLWVKANSIKEFIEKLEHIPLESVLYHLHRGDIQNWLRNIFALDDLAKEIDEIARERLPAEEKRNKLLSILRRYFEL comes from the coding sequence ATGCCTGATGTAGTATTCATGTTTGAAGTGCATCAGCCGTATAGACTTGATAGAAGAGCCTATGAGAAACTCTTAGAGAAAGGTTTACGTGGTAATCTAAGCTACAGGGATCTAGAAGAAGCTATACTTGATAATGGGTTGAATAAGCTTGTTATGGAGAGAGCTAGTGCACGATGCTATATACCTGCGACAAGTATTATCATAGAGAACATAAAGAAGTACAAGAATTCATACAAGCCTTTCAAAGTGAGTTATAGTATTAGTGGTGTATTTATCGAGCAGGCGTCTAGATGGGCTCCACGTGTAATTGATTTATTCAAGGAAGCCGTAGACACAGGCATGGTTGAGATTATTGAGCAAACCTACTATCATAGCCTAGCAGCTTTTATTCCACCTGATTTCGATGAGCTTAGAGAACAAGTTTTGGAGCATAGGAAATTGGTGAAAGAACTATTTGGTGTAGAGCCTGTTTCTATCGAGAACACAGAGTTCATGTACAATAACGACATAGCCGGGTTCTTCCATAGTCTTGGCTATAAAGTTATGCTTACAGAGGGTGTTGACTGGGTTCTAGGGTGGAGATCACCGAATTACGTGTACAAAGCCTATGGCAGCGATATCAGGGTTCTAACACGAAACTATAGACTCAGCGATGACATAGGATATAGGTTTAGTGATAGAAACTGGGACCAATACCCTCTTACAGCGGACAAGTACGCATCGTGGCTAGCCGCTACACCTGGAGACGTGATCTTCATTGCAATAGACTATGAGACATTTGGCGAGCACCATTGGCCTGAGACGGGTATATACGAGTTCTTGAAGTGGTTGCCAGGAGAGATACTCAAATGGATGAACCTCTATACTTCAACACCCAGCGAAGCAGCATTCAAGCACCCCGTACGCGATGTAATAGACGTGCCCCCATGGAGTACCATTAGCTGGGCCGATGAGAGGGATATATCCGCTTGGCTTGGTAACCACATGCAACGTAATGCATTCAAGATGTTGATTGATTTAAGACCCTATATAAAAGCCATCAATAAACCAGAGTTAACTAGACTTTGGAAGCTCATGACTATAAGTGACCACTACTATTACATCGCAACAAAATTCGGGTCAATAGAGCAGGTACATAGCTACTTCAGCCCATACAAGAACGCGCCAGACGCCTATGCCATACTTGTACAAGCTCTCTCCATACTGACAATGAAGATAGCGGAAGAGCTGAGAAAGAACCCCAAGAAAATCGCGCTTAGAATAATTCTACCAGACGATAAAGCATTTCATTTCCATAGGAGAGAAGGAGAATATCTATGGGTTAAAGCCAATAGCATAAAGGAGTTTATAGAGAAACTCGAGCATATACCACTGGAGTCAGTATTATATCATTTACATAGAGGCGATATACAAAATTGGCTGAGAAATATATTTGCACTAGATGATCTTGCTAAAGAAATCGATGAGATCGCTAGGGAGAGATTGCCTGCTGAAGAAAAGAGAAATAAATTACTCAGTATATTAAGAAGATATTTTGAATTATAA